From a single Nostoc edaphicum CCNP1411 genomic region:
- a CDS encoding DUF6464 family protein gives MLKTLLVIAVGFLPSLISLWVIRKTHLRSRLRLRQAAMNFPAVQGRQNLTQIESDRYYLEGVGYLIGDISCKFNARSGYMRCAVNPEGPCNGCRHYEPKGLADSEKRA, from the coding sequence GTGTTAAAGACACTTTTAGTGATTGCCGTTGGTTTTTTACCGTCCCTGATTTCCCTGTGGGTGATCCGCAAAACCCATTTGCGATCGCGCCTACGGCTCAGACAAGCAGCCATGAATTTCCCAGCAGTGCAGGGACGGCAAAACCTTACACAGATTGAGAGCGATCGCTATTATTTAGAAGGGGTAGGTTATCTGATTGGCGATATCAGCTGTAAATTTAATGCCCGATCTGGCTACATGCGTTGTGCTGTCAACCCCGAAGGCCCCTGTAATGGTTGTCGTCACTACGAACCCAAAGGATTAGCTGATAGTGAAAAAAGGGCTTAA
- a CDS encoding branched-chain amino acid ABC transporter permease: MNINLFLQQLLNGLSIGSVYAIFALGYTLVYSILGIINLAHGAIFTLGAYFTYALMGGSFGFNGLLANAALPIQLPFAIALILGSTLAGLVGVVMERVAFQPLRRQGSDPLLTVVSSLGVAVVIVNLIQYLVGAESYTYPANTYGNLPPAINFGSPENPIPIRSVQVVIFSVSVVIVAILTYFINRTKYGKAMQAIAEDPTTASLLGINSDRFIILTFFISSFLAGLAGTLVASSVSIAGPYFGIAFGLRGLAVIVLGGLGSIPGAVVGGLVIGLVEAFVPAEFSGYKDAVAFGILFIMLLVRPQGLLGRRFIQKV, translated from the coding sequence ATGAATATCAATCTGTTTTTGCAGCAATTATTAAATGGGTTATCCATCGGCAGCGTCTATGCAATTTTTGCGTTAGGATATACCTTGGTTTATTCTATTTTGGGCATCATTAATTTAGCTCATGGCGCGATTTTTACATTGGGTGCATATTTCACTTATGCACTCATGGGTGGTAGTTTTGGATTTAATGGCTTGTTAGCTAATGCAGCCCTACCGATACAATTACCATTTGCTATAGCTTTGATATTAGGAAGTACCTTGGCGGGATTGGTAGGGGTAGTCATGGAACGGGTTGCTTTTCAACCTTTGCGCCGTCAAGGATCTGATCCTTTGCTAACTGTTGTTTCCAGCTTGGGGGTAGCAGTGGTAATTGTGAATTTAATCCAATATTTAGTAGGTGCAGAAAGTTACACATACCCCGCAAATACTTACGGTAATTTGCCACCTGCAATTAACTTTGGTAGTCCAGAAAACCCAATTCCGATTCGTAGTGTTCAGGTGGTAATTTTTAGTGTATCAGTGGTGATTGTGGCAATTCTTACCTATTTTATCAATCGGACTAAATATGGTAAGGCAATGCAAGCGATCGCAGAAGATCCAACTACGGCTAGTTTGTTAGGAATTAATAGCGATCGCTTTATCATCCTAACATTCTTCATCAGCAGTTTTTTAGCAGGATTAGCAGGAACTTTAGTCGCCTCTAGTGTTAGTATTGCAGGGCCATATTTCGGCATTGCTTTTGGTTTACGGGGTTTAGCGGTAATTGTTTTAGGTGGTTTAGGTAGTATTCCCGGTGCTGTGGTGGGAGGCTTAGTAATTGGATTAGTGGAGGCGTTTGTCCCTGCTGAATTCTCTGGTTATAAAGACGCAGTAGCCTTTGGAATTTTGTTTATCATGCTATTAGTTAGACCCCAAGGTTTACTAGGGCGGCGATTTATTCAGAAAGTTTAA
- a CDS encoding branched-chain amino acid ABC transporter permease, which translates to MADFFATYASLIVSMVLGALLGLSLYLPLMTGQLSLASPGFYALGGYIAAILSTKVFTSSSSLFPIPLLLLEMLIAGVISGLLGVMVGIPALRLRGIYLAIATIAFVEVLRVISLNLDITGGAVGIFGIPQPFQTQLEYLWIALPLLLISMVLLYRLERIRVGRAFIAIREDELAAGAMGINPTYYKVLAFTLGAMLAGIVGAISAHFLNTWNARQGTFDASIIYLTFVLIGGSRSFLGPVVGGMVFTALPEILRSLADTGGLPTWLAQFLRDGRLIIFGLLIVIGTIFFPQGLITPDIFQRRKSQK; encoded by the coding sequence ATGGCTGATTTCTTCGCTACTTACGCTTCTTTGATTGTCTCTATGGTATTGGGGGCATTACTAGGGTTATCGCTTTACTTACCGCTAATGACAGGACAATTGTCTTTAGCTAGTCCAGGATTTTATGCTTTAGGTGGGTATATTGCAGCAATTTTATCCACAAAAGTTTTTACATCTAGCAGTAGTTTATTTCCAATTCCCTTATTGTTATTGGAGATGTTAATTGCTGGTGTAATTTCTGGATTATTGGGCGTAATGGTGGGAATTCCAGCATTGAGATTGCGAGGAATTTATTTAGCGATCGCAACTATCGCTTTTGTGGAAGTTCTGCGCGTCATTTCCCTCAATCTAGATATTACAGGTGGTGCTGTCGGAATTTTTGGTATTCCTCAACCTTTCCAAACACAACTTGAATATTTATGGATTGCTCTGCCATTACTATTAATTAGTATGGTGTTGCTTTATCGTTTAGAACGCATTCGTGTAGGAAGGGCTTTTATCGCTATCCGCGAAGATGAATTAGCTGCGGGTGCAATGGGAATCAATCCCACTTATTACAAAGTTTTGGCGTTTACATTAGGGGCTATGCTTGCAGGCATTGTAGGTGCAATTAGCGCCCACTTCCTTAATACCTGGAATGCTCGTCAAGGTACTTTTGATGCCAGTATTATATATTTAACTTTTGTTTTAATTGGTGGTTCAAGAAGTTTTTTAGGGCCGGTAGTCGGAGGTATGGTATTTACAGCCTTACCAGAAATTCTGCGAAGTCTCGCTGATACTGGTGGTTTACCTACTTGGCTAGCACAATTTTTGCGAGATGGGAGATTAATTATATTTGGCTTACTAATAGTAATAGGTACAATATTTTTCCCCCAAGGGCTAATTACTCCAGATATTTTTCAAAGACGTAAAAGCCAAAAGTGA
- a CDS encoding carbon dioxide-concentrating mechanism protein CcmK, protein MSIAVGMVETLGFPAVVEAADAMVKAARVTLVGYEKIGSGRVTVIVRGDVSEVQASVAAGVESVKRVNGGQVLSTHIIARPHENLEYVLPIRYTEDVEQFRENVNAIRPFGRRP, encoded by the coding sequence ATGTCAATTGCAGTGGGAATGGTTGAAACGCTAGGCTTTCCAGCAGTAGTGGAAGCTGCTGATGCAATGGTGAAAGCTGCCCGCGTCACCTTAGTAGGTTATGAAAAAATTGGTAGTGGTCGAGTGACGGTCATTGTCCGTGGTGACGTTTCGGAAGTGCAAGCTTCTGTGGCCGCAGGAGTTGAATCTGTAAAGCGAGTTAATGGCGGACAAGTGCTGTCTACTCACATCATTGCTCGTCCTCATGAAAACTTGGAATACGTCCTCCCAATTCGTTATACAGAAGACGTAGAGCAGTTCCGGGAAAATGTGAATGCAATTCGCCCTTTCGGTAGAAGACCGTAA
- a CDS encoding NAD(P)H-quinone oxidoreductase subunit F, with protein sequence MDQFLFSTSWFVPFYSLLGAILTLPWGIGIIKRTGPRPAAYFNLLTTVVAFVHSLFVFQKIWDREPEKLLIAWFKAADLDLSFNLELSSVSIGATVLITGLSLLAQVYALGYMEKDWSLARFFALLGFFEAALSGLAISDSLFLSYALLEVLTLSTYLLVGFWYAQPLVVTAARDAFWTKRVGDLLLLMAVVTLSTLAGSLNFSDLYEWAQTANLSPMTSALLGLALIAGPAGKCAQFPLHLWLDEAMEGPNPASVMRNSLVVAGGAYLLYKFQPLLALSPVALNALVVMGTVTAIGATLVSIAQIDIKRSLSHSTSAYMGLVFLAVGLQQGGVALMLLLTHAIAKALLFMSSGSVILTTQSQDLTEMGGLWSRMPATTTAFVVGSAGMVTLLPLGSFWAMLAWADGFVNISPWVIGVLVLVNGLTAFNLTRVFRLVFWGKPQQKTRRTPEVGWQMALPMVILTVLTLLVPLMLQQWYLLPDWESINWYVALALFTSTVVGVGLGCTVYLHKAWSRSRILAWRFLQDLLGYDFYIDRVYLVTVVSAVALLSKISAWSDRYLVDGFVNLVGFATIFSGQTLKYSISGQSQGYMLTILAVVSVLGFFISWSLGLLDKLPF encoded by the coding sequence ATGGATCAATTTCTATTTTCAACAAGTTGGTTTGTGCCTTTTTATAGCTTATTGGGTGCAATTTTGACCTTGCCGTGGGGAATAGGAATAATTAAGCGAACAGGGCCAAGACCTGCGGCATACTTCAATTTGTTGACGACCGTTGTGGCCTTTGTCCATAGCCTGTTTGTATTTCAAAAAATCTGGGATAGAGAACCAGAAAAGTTACTAATTGCCTGGTTCAAAGCTGCTGATTTAGACTTATCTTTTAACTTGGAACTGTCGTCAGTCAGTATTGGGGCAACAGTTTTAATTACGGGGTTAAGTTTACTGGCACAAGTTTACGCTCTGGGTTACATGGAAAAGGACTGGTCGTTGGCACGTTTTTTTGCGCTGCTGGGATTTTTTGAGGCGGCGCTGAGTGGTCTAGCGATCAGTGATTCTTTGTTTCTCAGCTATGCCCTTTTGGAAGTCCTGACACTTTCGACTTACTTGCTGGTGGGGTTCTGGTATGCTCAACCTCTAGTAGTGACGGCGGCGCGGGATGCGTTTTGGACTAAACGGGTGGGAGACTTGTTGCTGCTGATGGCTGTAGTGACACTTTCCACCTTAGCTGGGAGTTTGAACTTTTCGGATTTATATGAGTGGGCGCAAACAGCTAATTTAAGTCCAATGACATCAGCATTGCTGGGGTTGGCGTTAATTGCTGGGCCTGCTGGTAAATGTGCCCAATTTCCACTGCACCTGTGGTTAGATGAGGCAATGGAAGGGCCAAACCCCGCCTCAGTAATGCGGAACTCGCTGGTAGTTGCTGGTGGTGCTTATTTACTGTATAAATTTCAACCATTATTAGCATTGTCACCAGTTGCTTTGAATGCCTTGGTAGTTATGGGCACGGTAACGGCGATTGGGGCAACATTAGTATCTATAGCTCAAATTGACATTAAGCGATCGCTATCTCATTCCACCAGTGCATACATGGGGTTAGTGTTTTTGGCAGTGGGGTTGCAGCAAGGGGGTGTAGCCTTGATGTTGCTGTTAACTCATGCGATCGCAAAAGCATTATTATTCATGAGTTCCGGTTCAGTCATCTTGACTACCCAAAGCCAAGACTTAACAGAAATGGGCGGTCTGTGGTCGCGGATGCCAGCCACCACCACAGCCTTTGTAGTCGGTTCAGCGGGGATGGTAACACTGCTACCACTAGGAAGTTTCTGGGCAATGTTAGCATGGGCTGACGGTTTCGTGAATATTAGCCCTTGGGTAATTGGGGTTTTAGTATTAGTCAATGGCTTGACAGCATTCAACTTGACCAGAGTATTTAGATTAGTCTTCTGGGGGAAACCGCAACAGAAGACCCGTCGCACGCCAGAAGTTGGTTGGCAGATGGCGCTGCCAATGGTGATTCTCACAGTCCTGACTCTGCTTGTACCTTTGATGCTACAACAATGGTACTTACTACCCGATTGGGAAAGTATTAATTGGTATGTGGCGTTAGCATTGTTTACTTCTACCGTAGTCGGGGTAGGTCTTGGGTGTACAGTTTATCTACACAAAGCTTGGTCAAGATCGAGAATATTGGCGTGGAGATTTCTGCAAGACTTGTTAGGTTATGATTTTTATATTGACCGAGTTTATCTTGTAACCGTGGTGAGTGCAGTAGCACTGCTATCTAAAATTTCTGCTTGGAGCGATCGCTACTTAGTCGATGGTTTCGTAAACTTGGTTGGGTTTGCGACCATTTTTAGCGGGCAAACTTTAAAGTACAGCATTTCTGGGCAATCTCAGGGCTATATGTTGACCATCCTAGCAGTTGTCAGCGTTCTGGGTTTTTTCATCAGCTGGTCATTGGGTTTACTAGATAAATTACCTTTTTAA
- a CDS encoding NADH-quinone oxidoreductase subunit M encodes MLSVLILVPLIGAALIGFSPSGINGKFARGVALVFASIAFLWTIVLAIQFHPGEITQQFAESIPWVDALGLNYNLGIDGLSLPLLALNGLLTSIAIYSSDESLQRPKFYYSLILLLSAGVTGAFLAQDLLLFFLFYELELIPLYLLIAIWGGAKRGYAATKFLIYTAVSGILILASFLGMVWLSGSSNFALATLNATTLPLGTQLLLLAGILIGFGIKIPLVPFHTWLPDAHVEASTPISVLLAGVLLKLGTYGLLRFGMNLLPEAWNYLAPWLATWAVVSVLYGSSCAIAQTDMKKMVAYSSIGHMGYVLLAAAAATPLSVLGAVMQMISHGLISAMLFLLVGVVYKKAGSRDLEVIQGLLNPERGMPVIGSLMIVGVMASAGIPGMLGFISEFIVYRGSFPVFPVQTLLCMLGTGLTAVYFLILVNRAFFGRLSAQVINLPRVYWSDRIPPAILAILIVIFGIQPGWLVRWTEPTITAMVNTQNVVVAVSLDKVMGTGD; translated from the coding sequence ATGCTTAGTGTTTTAATTCTAGTGCCGTTAATCGGTGCAGCTTTAATTGGTTTCTCGCCCTCTGGCATCAATGGGAAATTTGCCCGTGGGGTGGCTTTAGTCTTTGCCAGTATCGCTTTCTTATGGACAATCGTACTAGCAATTCAGTTTCATCCAGGGGAAATTACTCAACAGTTTGCTGAATCTATCCCTTGGGTAGATGCTTTAGGTTTGAATTATAACCTTGGGATAGATGGTTTATCTTTACCGTTGCTGGCTTTAAATGGATTGTTAACTTCCATTGCCATTTACAGCAGTGATGAATCCCTACAGCGTCCTAAATTTTATTACTCTTTGATACTATTATTAAGCGCTGGGGTGACTGGAGCCTTTCTGGCACAGGATTTACTGCTATTTTTCCTATTTTACGAATTAGAACTGATTCCGCTGTATCTATTGATAGCTATTTGGGGTGGTGCAAAGCGGGGTTATGCTGCTACCAAATTTCTCATTTATACAGCCGTTTCAGGAATCCTGATTTTAGCAAGTTTCCTCGGCATGGTTTGGCTGAGTGGTTCCTCTAACTTTGCACTAGCAACCTTGAACGCGACAACTTTACCTCTAGGGACACAGCTTTTACTGCTAGCGGGAATTTTGATAGGTTTTGGGATTAAAATTCCCTTAGTTCCCTTCCATACTTGGTTGCCAGATGCTCACGTTGAAGCTTCTACACCGATTTCAGTGCTATTGGCTGGGGTGCTATTGAAGTTGGGAACTTACGGCTTACTGCGATTTGGGATGAACTTATTGCCAGAAGCTTGGAATTATCTAGCTCCTTGGTTGGCGACTTGGGCAGTGGTAAGTGTGCTGTATGGTTCATCCTGCGCGATCGCTCAAACCGATATGAAAAAAATGGTAGCATACAGTTCCATTGGACACATGGGTTATGTGCTTTTAGCGGCGGCAGCGGCTACACCTTTAAGTGTGTTGGGTGCTGTAATGCAAATGATTAGCCACGGCTTGATTTCTGCAATGCTGTTTTTGCTAGTAGGGGTTGTGTATAAAAAAGCCGGAAGTCGAGATTTAGAAGTCATTCAAGGATTGCTGAACCCAGAACGGGGTATGCCAGTAATCGGTAGCTTGATGATTGTCGGAGTCATGGCCAGCGCTGGTATACCGGGAATGCTAGGCTTCATCTCCGAATTTATAGTTTATCGGGGAAGTTTTCCAGTTTTCCCAGTGCAAACATTGCTATGTATGCTTGGTACTGGTTTAACAGCAGTTTACTTCTTAATTCTTGTCAACCGCGCCTTTTTTGGCCGCCTGTCTGCACAGGTTATCAACTTACCACGTGTGTATTGGAGCGATCGCATCCCACCTGCAATTTTAGCTATATTGATCGTGATTTTCGGGATTCAACCTGGTTGGTTAGTCCGCTGGACTGAACCAACGATTACAGCAATGGTAAATACCCAAAACGTAGTAGTAGCAGTGTCCTTGGATAAAGTAATGGGGACTGGGGATTAA
- a CDS encoding EutN/CcmL family microcompartment protein — MQVAKVRGTVVSTQKDPSLRGVKLLLLQLVDEDGNILPQYEVAADSVGAGVDEWVLVSRGSAARQVTGNEQRPLDAVVVAIIDTIYVEDRLIYSKKDQYQ, encoded by the coding sequence ATGCAAGTTGCCAAAGTTCGCGGCACAGTAGTTAGCACCCAAAAAGATCCAAGTCTCAGAGGTGTGAAACTACTGTTGTTACAATTAGTGGATGAAGATGGAAACATCCTGCCACAATACGAGGTAGCAGCAGATAGTGTAGGAGCAGGAGTAGATGAGTGGGTACTTGTCAGTCGTGGTAGTGCCGCTCGTCAAGTTACTGGAAATGAACAACGCCCATTAGATGCAGTGGTGGTGGCGATCATAGATACCATTTACGTTGAAGATCGCCTTATTTACAGTAAAAAAGATCAATATCAATAG
- a CDS encoding GNAT family N-acetyltransferase: MRLRKYEIADTEEMMKLFYDTVHEVNIHDYTAEQVDAWAPVNMDIEVWVKSLESNFTYVAEENGKIIGFGELEANGHINRFYCHKDFQRKGVGKKILEQIELKAKFLGVEKLFTEVSITAKPFFEKQGFIVIKKQEIERRGQKFINFVMEKNIKAG, from the coding sequence ATGAGATTGAGAAAATACGAAATAGCTGATACGGAAGAAATGATGAAATTGTTCTACGACACTGTTCATGAAGTAAATATTCACGATTACACAGCAGAACAAGTAGATGCTTGGGCACCAGTAAACATGGATATTGAAGTTTGGGTTAAAAGTTTAGAAAGTAACTTTACTTATGTAGCAGAAGAAAATGGCAAAATTATTGGTTTTGGAGAATTAGAGGCTAATGGTCATATTAACCGTTTCTATTGTCATAAAGATTTTCAAAGGAAAGGCGTTGGTAAGAAAATCTTAGAACAGATTGAATTAAAAGCGAAGTTTTTAGGGGTTGAAAAGTTATTTACAGAAGTCAGTATTACAGCGAAACCTTTTTTTGAAAAGCAGGGATTTATTGTTATAAAAAAGCAAGAGATTGAGCGTAGAGGACAAAAGTTTATAAACTTTGTCATGGAGAAAAATATCAAAGCAGGATAA
- a CDS encoding Uma2 family endonuclease, whose amino-acid sequence MKTYTKQKLTFDQFLEQCPEEGLYELVDGEIVEVRATRNHDDVANFLLFGFNDEIRRQNLNYVVNNTAVFKTITANEIEQGRKPDVSVIDKDKWRSNRSAYAALEEPIQLAVEVTSTNWEDDYLDEYQRLGITEYWIVDYLAIGLREYLGNPKVPAVFVFLLDAEGKYQCTHFRGSERIESRTFPKLALTAEQILTA is encoded by the coding sequence ATGAAAACATACACCAAACAAAAATTAACTTTTGATCAATTTTTAGAACAGTGTCCAGAGGAAGGTTTATATGAACTTGTAGATGGAGAAATTGTAGAAGTGCGTGCAACGAGAAATCATGATGATGTCGCTAATTTTTTATTATTTGGTTTCAATGACGAAATTAGGCGGCAAAACTTAAATTATGTAGTTAATAACACAGCAGTCTTTAAAACTATAACTGCCAATGAAATAGAACAAGGGCGCAAGCCTGATGTAAGTGTCATAGATAAAGATAAATGGCGCTCAAATCGTTCTGCTTATGCTGCACTTGAAGAACCTATCCAATTAGCTGTAGAAGTGACATCAACTAATTGGGAAGATGACTATTTAGATGAATATCAACGCTTAGGTATTACAGAATATTGGATTGTAGATTATTTGGCAATTGGGCTAAGAGAGTATTTAGGAAATCCAAAAGTTCCGGCTGTGTTTGTTTTTCTATTAGATGCTGAGGGAAAATACCAATGCACACACTTTAGAGGTTCAGAACGAATTGAATCGCGAACTTTTCCTAAACTGGCGCTGACAGCAGAGCAAATATTAACAGCTTAA
- a CDS encoding CO2 hydration protein yields the protein MVITKKKAPHNPLAEYIERLQKGEALLPDSPENVLEVVGILKSYGVVLDAYSKNLNYIAEHQFLIFFPFFKYFNGEVSFQKLLRHWWHDRINFEYAEYCMKGMMWHGGGGLDTYLDTNEFKERAQAVIAAKFQNNPFIPGINQLFPDFLTEHLRVSAYYTGLGQFWRVMADIFLSLSDLYDQGKIKSIPEVVEHIKAGLVANASNPITYAVKIRGKVYEIIPKSVGLTFLADTAIPYVEAVFFRGTPFHGTVSYNAQGYQIPPDQTRFQYGALYADPLPIGGAGIPPTLLMQDMRHYLPEYLHEIYRRSLRGEDDLLVQICISFQKSMFCVTTATILGLMPYPLDTKDPDEAKGNRVYLEKWMSRLETSRLLDVNK from the coding sequence ATGGTAATTACTAAAAAGAAAGCTCCTCACAATCCCTTAGCTGAGTATATTGAACGTCTGCAAAAAGGAGAAGCATTACTCCCTGATAGTCCAGAAAATGTGCTCGAAGTTGTTGGTATTCTTAAAAGCTATGGCGTAGTTTTAGATGCCTACTCAAAAAATCTTAACTATATTGCCGAGCATCAGTTTTTAATATTTTTCCCATTTTTTAAATACTTTAATGGAGAGGTTTCTTTTCAGAAATTACTCCGTCACTGGTGGCATGATCGAATTAACTTTGAATATGCCGAGTATTGCATGAAAGGTATGATGTGGCACGGTGGCGGTGGACTAGATACATATCTAGATACAAATGAATTTAAAGAAAGAGCGCAAGCTGTTATTGCCGCAAAATTTCAAAATAATCCCTTCATTCCGGGTATCAACCAACTATTTCCAGATTTCTTAACAGAACATTTGCGCGTCTCTGCTTACTACACAGGTTTAGGCCAATTCTGGCGAGTAATGGCTGATATCTTCCTCAGCCTATCAGACCTTTACGACCAAGGCAAAATCAAATCGATTCCCGAAGTTGTAGAACATATTAAAGCGGGGTTAGTGGCAAATGCATCAAACCCAATTACCTACGCCGTCAAAATTCGAGGTAAGGTCTATGAAATCATTCCCAAAAGTGTTGGTTTGACCTTCTTAGCAGATACAGCAATACCTTATGTAGAAGCAGTATTCTTCCGAGGAACTCCTTTCCACGGAACAGTTTCATACAATGCCCAAGGATATCAAATTCCCCCAGATCAAACTCGATTTCAATATGGCGCATTGTATGCCGATCCTTTGCCCATCGGCGGCGCTGGTATTCCTCCCACCTTGTTGATGCAAGATATGCGTCATTATCTTCCAGAGTATTTGCACGAAATTTATCGTCGCAGTCTTCGGGGTGAAGATGATTTGCTAGTCCAAATTTGCATAAGTTTCCAAAAGTCGATGTTTTGTGTGACCACAGCAACGATTTTGGGGCTAATGCCTTATCCTTTGGATACTAAAGATCCAGATGAAGCAAAAGGTAATCGAGTTTATTTAGAGAAGTGGATGAGTCGGTTAGAAACTTCGCGGTTGCTGGATGTGAATAAATAG
- a CDS encoding ABC transporter substrate-binding protein translates to MNKAIARTTALLSTCALLLAGCGGGGDPVAVTNSPNSTTNNTATDTAATTGTLSGAIPIGIAVAQTSNVALLGQEQVAGAKLAEKYFNSKGGVNGTPIKLVFQDTSGDEAGTINAFQTLINKDKVIGIVGPTLSQQAFSADPIAERAKVPVIGPSNTANNIPEIGDYIARVSAPVSVVAPNSVKAALKQNPQVKKVAVFYAQNDAFSKSETEIFQQTVKDQGLELVTVQKFQTSDTDFQSQATNAINLKPDLVIISGLAADGGNLVRQLRELGYKGLIVGGNGLNTSNILSVCKALCDGVLIAQAYSPEHPGEINAAFRKAYTDEYKKEPPQFSAQAFAAVQVYVEALQALDKKSKVNKLQLPELRTELNKQILSGIYNTPLGEIGFTPIGEVVQKDFYVAQIKMEKDGSQGKFTFLK, encoded by the coding sequence ATGAACAAAGCGATCGCTCGAACAACAGCATTATTATCAACTTGTGCTTTGCTATTGGCAGGCTGTGGTGGCGGCGGTGACCCTGTGGCTGTGACAAATTCTCCAAATAGTACCACAAATAACACTGCAACCGACACCGCAGCGACAACGGGTACATTGTCGGGTGCTATTCCTATCGGTATTGCTGTTGCCCAAACAAGCAATGTAGCATTACTAGGTCAAGAGCAAGTTGCTGGAGCCAAACTTGCCGAGAAGTATTTTAATAGTAAAGGTGGTGTTAATGGCACACCAATTAAATTGGTGTTTCAAGATACTAGCGGTGATGAAGCAGGGACAATTAACGCTTTTCAAACTCTAATTAACAAAGATAAAGTTATTGGAATTGTGGGTCCAACTTTATCACAGCAAGCTTTTAGTGCTGATCCTATTGCCGAACGTGCAAAAGTACCAGTTATTGGTCCATCAAATACTGCTAACAATATTCCCGAAATTGGTGATTACATTGCTCGTGTTTCTGCGCCAGTTTCCGTTGTCGCGCCTAATTCGGTGAAAGCTGCACTTAAGCAAAATCCCCAAGTTAAAAAGGTTGCAGTTTTCTATGCTCAAAATGATGCATTTAGCAAGTCAGAAACGGAAATTTTTCAACAAACAGTTAAGGATCAAGGGCTGGAATTGGTAACAGTACAAAAGTTCCAAACCAGCGATACAGATTTTCAAAGTCAAGCTACCAATGCAATTAATCTAAAACCAGATTTGGTGATTATTTCTGGTCTGGCTGCTGATGGTGGAAATTTAGTCCGACAATTGCGGGAACTAGGTTACAAAGGCTTAATTGTCGGTGGAAATGGTTTAAATACCTCGAATATATTGTCAGTTTGCAAGGCACTTTGTGATGGCGTTTTGATTGCTCAAGCCTACAGTCCAGAACATCCAGGTGAAATTAACGCAGCATTTCGTAAAGCTTATACTGACGAATACAAAAAAGAGCCACCCCAATTTAGTGCCCAAGCTTTTGCAGCAGTGCAAGTTTATGTCGAAGCACTTCAAGCTTTAGATAAAAAAAGCAAAGTTAACAAATTACAGCTACCAGAATTGCGGACAGAGTTAAACAAACAGATACTTAGCGGAATATACAATACACCATTAGGTGAAATTGGTTTTACTCCCATAGGTGAAGTTGTACAAAAAGATTTCTATGTAGCCCAAATAAAGATGGAAAAAGATGGAAGCCAAGGTAAATTCACATTTCTAAAATAG
- a CDS encoding carbon dioxide-concentrating mechanism protein CcmK produces MPIAVGMIETKGFPAVVEAADAMVKAARVTLVGYEKIGSARVTVIVRGDVSEVQASVAAGVEAAKRVFGGEVLSTHIIARPHENLEYVLPIRYTEAVEQFRT; encoded by the coding sequence ATGCCAATTGCAGTTGGGATGATTGAAACGAAGGGCTTTCCGGCAGTAGTGGAAGCTGCTGATGCGATGGTGAAAGCCGCCCGTGTCACTTTAGTAGGCTATGAAAAAATTGGTAGCGCTCGTGTCACAGTGATAGTTAGGGGAGATGTATCGGAAGTTCAAGCTTCTGTAGCAGCTGGGGTTGAAGCGGCGAAAAGAGTCTTTGGTGGTGAAGTGTTATCCACTCATATCATTGCTCGTCCTCACGAAAACCTGGAGTACGTCTTGCCGATACGTTACACAGAAGCGGTAGAACAATTCCGTACTTAA